In Flavobacteriaceae bacterium, the following proteins share a genomic window:
- a CDS encoding RNA polymerase sigma factor, whose amino-acid sequence MSTLTIDIVEQCKRNNRKAQLQLYNQYCDGMFIVAKRFVKDSFEAEDIVQEAFIKAFAKLDQYKGEVTFGAWLKRIVINKSIDLIKSKKQQLLELDEVHLKVVDSNYEDEWLVDDAITLEEVKNAIHNLPDKYKYVVMLYLIEGYDHQEIAEILNITEVASRTQLSRGKTKLRDELIILQNGTRH is encoded by the coding sequence GTGAGTACACTTACAATTGATATTGTAGAACAATGCAAACGAAACAATCGTAAAGCGCAGTTGCAACTGTATAACCAATATTGTGATGGGATGTTTATTGTAGCAAAACGTTTTGTAAAGGATTCTTTTGAAGCTGAAGATATCGTACAAGAGGCCTTTATTAAAGCATTTGCAAAACTAGATCAGTATAAAGGAGAAGTCACTTTTGGGGCTTGGTTAAAACGTATCGTTATTAATAAGAGCATAGACTTAATAAAATCTAAAAAACAACAATTGTTGGAATTAGATGAGGTGCACCTCAAGGTAGTCGACTCTAATTATGAAGACGAATGGTTAGTAGATGATGCAATTACTTTAGAAGAAGTAAAAAATGCAATACATAATTTACCAGATAAGTACAAATACGTGGTGATGCTCTATTTAATTGAAGGTTACGACCATCAAGAAATTGCAGAGATTTTAAACATTACAGAAGTTGCATCACGAACACAATTATCTCGAGGTAAGACAAAATTAAGAGACGAACTTATAATATTACAAAATGGCACAAGACATTAA
- a CDS encoding AraC family transcriptional regulator, with the protein MSISPYELFLVLIIGQCLFLIFAIQYIPKKHTGANRVIQYLLVIYSLFLFERALGHQFERDFLRRYGNIINALYLFIGPFVYTYIRRLLFYKNGNYQLAFYHYLPALLYLGFCFFHIYIYDSIEDLSGYFNTLLFWNDVIFFVFISAYLFKSNRLLNYYKKNEEEELSFNQTIVKYVEIMLIGLLIYMIFWLLGILERFVIKLPIDIRMIWDISCLIFGIQIYIVGFYNLKYPEVFKIRFPSKKENRPKKKNKLDEKQINEIKNLIDIFLKEKKGYCRPELSLSILANEINTTTNKLSWVLNNIYKKTFYELVNEYRVKDFLERIDNNNHKELTLVSIALEVGFNSKSTFYKAFKEITKVTPTEYIKKVENSQRQNS; encoded by the coding sequence ATGAGTATATCGCCATATGAACTTTTTCTAGTATTAATTATTGGCCAGTGTTTGTTTTTGATTTTTGCTATTCAGTATATTCCTAAAAAGCATACAGGAGCAAACAGGGTTATACAGTACTTATTGGTTATTTATAGCCTTTTTTTATTCGAAAGAGCTTTAGGTCATCAATTTGAAAGAGATTTTTTGAGACGATATGGTAACATCATTAATGCTTTATATCTTTTTATTGGGCCTTTCGTTTATACGTATATTAGGCGGCTACTTTTTTATAAAAATGGAAATTATCAGTTAGCATTCTATCACTATCTGCCAGCACTATTGTATTTAGGATTCTGTTTTTTTCATATTTATATTTATGATTCAATAGAAGATTTGAGTGGCTATTTTAATACTTTATTGTTTTGGAATGACGTCATATTTTTTGTCTTTATTTCTGCTTATTTATTCAAATCTAATAGATTGTTGAATTACTATAAGAAAAACGAAGAAGAAGAACTGTCCTTTAATCAAACCATTGTAAAATATGTAGAGATCATGTTGATTGGTTTATTGATTTATATGATTTTTTGGTTGTTAGGAATTCTTGAGCGTTTTGTTATTAAATTACCAATTGATATTAGAATGATTTGGGATATATCTTGTTTAATCTTTGGGATACAGATTTATATTGTAGGTTTTTATAATTTAAAATACCCAGAAGTATTTAAAATTCGTTTTCCTTCTAAGAAAGAAAACAGACCTAAAAAAAAGAATAAGCTTGACGAAAAACAAATAAATGAGATTAAAAACCTAATTGATATCTTCTTAAAAGAAAAGAAAGGGTATTGTCGACCAGAATTAAGTTTGTCTATTCTAGCGAATGAAATTAATACAACAACTAATAAATTATCATGGGTTCTAAATAACATTTATAAAAAAACGTTTTACGAACTGGTTAACGAATATCGAGTTAAAGATTTCTTAGAAAGAATTGATAACAATAATCATAAAGAACTGACTTTGGTTTCTATTGCGCTAGAAGTTGGATTTAATTCTAAATCTACCTTTTACAAAGCATTTAAAGAGATAACAAAGGTTACTCCAACAGAGTATATTAAAAAAGTTGAAAATTCACAAAGGCAAAACTCATAA
- a CDS encoding class C beta-lactamase-related serine hydrolase, with translation MRSNYLFILIACLLLSCKNSSQSKSNNTLSNEIENLSFSTVDFTKVKGKIQNYSKQFNLHTDAYLSIIFNLDKPLIQSLQKLAPTLSEDELLSKGNFQFSYLVDGKLIHVENLGTGAGPKTRKTEKLRQVIPLVTPERINFWGWYMWQRFMKVNGGQDAFTEGNHTLSIEVRPYLNEDVLKVGSLLAKGNVAVEVPKIVIDENLVPVQKIKPNSGWEISKDNFDVNKIEALNRKIAEGRFNDINGIVVIKEGELLIEEYFNDATRDSLHDVRSVGKSFASTIMGIAIKEKFIKNENALLKDFYDLKSYKNYSAKKDAVTLKSLLTMSSGFLGDDDDYESPGTEDKMQSSDNWVKFTLDLPMHKDKIIGKDYNYFTAGTNLLGDIIHKSVPNGLASYADKKLFAPLGIANYKWFYTPQNIVYTGGGIRLRAIDFAKYGQLYKNKGLWNGKQILTKAWVEKSLAKQVSQDYGGIKGFHYGYLFWNRVYTVNGKNHEVSFSVGNGGNKILIFKDIPFVIVITASAYNQPGAHANVDKMVTDYILPAVLTEK, from the coding sequence ATGAGATCTAATTATTTATTCATTCTTATTGCCTGTCTATTATTATCATGTAAAAACAGTAGTCAATCAAAATCAAACAATACACTATCAAACGAAATTGAGAACTTATCTTTTTCAACAGTAGACTTTACAAAAGTTAAAGGTAAAATACAGAATTATTCAAAACAATTCAATTTACATACCGATGCTTACCTAAGCATTATTTTTAACTTAGATAAACCACTTATACAAAGTCTTCAAAAATTAGCTCCAACCTTATCAGAAGATGAATTATTAAGCAAAGGAAATTTTCAATTTTCATATTTGGTAGACGGAAAACTAATTCATGTAGAGAATTTAGGTACCGGAGCAGGACCAAAAACCCGAAAAACAGAGAAGCTTAGACAAGTAATACCATTAGTAACACCTGAGCGAATAAATTTTTGGGGTTGGTATATGTGGCAACGATTTATGAAAGTTAATGGTGGGCAAGATGCATTTACAGAGGGAAACCATACGTTAAGCATCGAAGTAAGACCTTATTTAAACGAAGATGTATTAAAAGTTGGTTCGCTTTTGGCAAAAGGAAATGTTGCTGTAGAAGTTCCTAAAATAGTTATAGACGAAAATTTAGTTCCTGTTCAAAAAATAAAGCCAAATAGTGGATGGGAAATTTCTAAAGATAATTTTGATGTTAACAAGATTGAAGCTCTCAATAGAAAAATAGCAGAAGGTAGATTTAATGATATTAATGGAATTGTGGTGATAAAAGAAGGCGAACTTTTAATAGAGGAATATTTTAACGATGCAACAAGAGATAGTTTACACGATGTTAGATCTGTGGGAAAATCATTTGCCTCTACAATTATGGGTATTGCCATTAAAGAAAAATTTATAAAAAACGAAAATGCTTTGTTAAAAGACTTTTATGATTTAAAATCCTATAAAAATTATAGTGCAAAAAAAGATGCTGTAACATTAAAATCACTTTTAACCATGAGTTCTGGATTTTTGGGTGATGATGATGACTATGAAAGTCCGGGGACTGAAGATAAAATGCAATCTTCTGATAACTGGGTAAAATTCACGTTAGATTTACCTATGCATAAAGACAAAATAATAGGTAAGGATTATAATTATTTCACTGCAGGGACTAATTTGCTTGGAGATATTATTCATAAATCGGTTCCCAATGGACTTGCTTCTTATGCCGATAAAAAATTATTTGCCCCATTAGGTATTGCCAATTATAAATGGTTTTATACGCCTCAAAATATTGTATACACAGGTGGAGGCATACGACTACGAGCTATTGATTTTGCAAAATATGGACAATTATATAAAAACAAAGGGCTTTGGAATGGTAAACAAATTCTCACTAAAGCTTGGGTAGAAAAAAGTTTAGCCAAACAAGTATCGCAGGATTATGGAGGAATAAAAGGCTTTCATTACGGTTACCTTTTCTGGAATAGAGTATATACAGTTAATGGCAAAAACCACGAAGTTTCTTTTTCTGTTGGTAATGGAGGTAATAAGATTCTCATTTTTAAAGATATTCCTTTTGTTATTGTCATTACTGCTTCTGCTTATAACCAACCAGGCGCTCACGCAAATGTTGATAAAATGGTGACTGATTATATTTTACCAGCTGTATTAACTGAAAAATAA
- a CDS encoding glycosyltransferase: protein MNYKLTIIVPVYNEEDNLYRVEKELLDYIKIALYPTCVLFINDGSIDSSQEYIEDICTRNTSFNFISFENNSGLSAAMKAGFDHTKTELVGYIDADLQTTPQDFNLLLKHIEEYDLVTGIRTNRKDSLIKNISSKIANKTRRVFTRDGMDDTGCPLKIIKTDVAKCIPMFKGLHRFLPAMVLLQKGKVTQIPVQHFPRIAGKTKFGILNRFLGPLSDCFIYLWMRKKYINYNVTKQN, encoded by the coding sequence ATGAATTATAAATTAACAATCATTGTTCCTGTTTATAATGAAGAAGATAATTTATATCGTGTTGAAAAAGAACTACTCGATTATATAAAAATTGCATTATATCCTACTTGTGTTTTATTTATAAATGATGGTTCTATAGACAGCAGTCAAGAGTATATTGAAGACATCTGTACTAGAAATACGTCATTCAATTTTATTTCTTTCGAAAATAATAGTGGATTAAGCGCTGCAATGAAAGCTGGTTTTGATCATACAAAAACTGAATTAGTAGGTTATATAGATGCTGATCTACAAACTACACCTCAAGATTTTAATCTATTACTAAAACATATTGAAGAATACGATTTAGTTACTGGAATAAGAACCAATCGAAAAGATTCTCTTATTAAAAATATCTCTTCAAAAATAGCAAACAAAACACGTAGAGTTTTTACTCGTGATGGAATGGATGACACTGGATGTCCTTTAAAAATAATTAAAACAGATGTTGCTAAATGCATTCCTATGTTTAAAGGATTACATCGGTTTTTACCAGCAATGGTTTTATTACAAAAAGGAAAGGTCACCCAAATTCCTGTACAACATTTTCCAAGAATTGCAGGGAAAACTAAATTTGGTATCTTGAATCGTTTTTTAGGACCTTTAAGTGATTGTTTTATCTATTTATGGATGAGAAAAAAATACATTAATTATAATGTAACTAAACAAAATTAA
- a CDS encoding DUF2911 domain-containing protein codes for MNRVLKGIIFLLLIAAVGIFIYAYTGGDLFKKPLSPKDTVEFKLNDLNLEVFYNRPSKRDRDIFGALVAYNKVWRTGANEATTFETNKPLKVGNDSLPAGKYTLWTIPNEDKWKVIFNTKQYPWGVDDAMRPLREPEFDAVSIDVPVESINNIVEQFTIAFDNSTDNLSLTMAWDQTKITVPLK; via the coding sequence ATGAATCGTGTTTTAAAAGGAATCATCTTTTTATTATTAATAGCTGCAGTTGGCATATTTATATATGCATATACTGGTGGTGATTTATTCAAAAAGCCTTTAAGTCCAAAAGATACTGTAGAGTTTAAATTAAATGATCTAAACTTAGAAGTATTTTACAATCGCCCTTCTAAAAGAGATCGAGATATTTTTGGAGCTTTAGTAGCTTACAATAAAGTATGGCGAACTGGTGCTAATGAAGCAACTACTTTTGAAACTAATAAACCTCTTAAAGTAGGTAATGACTCTTTACCAGCTGGTAAATACACGTTGTGGACTATCCCTAATGAAGATAAATGGAAGGTTATTTTTAATACAAAGCAATATCCTTGGGGTGTAGATGATGCAATGCGACCATTAAGAGAGCCTGAATTTGATGCCGTAAGTATTGATGTTCCTGTTGAATCTATAAATAATATAGTAGAACAGTTTACAATTGCTTTTGATAATTCTACAGATAACTTATCTTTAACAATGGCTTGGGATCAAACCAAAATTACAGTGCCATTAAAATAA
- the meaB gene encoding methylmalonyl Co-A mutase-associated GTPase MeaB — protein MLQNNKTHKSALHEQEGVSQPEITDKNAISKIKSNRKKQPSAEELTAGIFKGNITSLSQAITLVESKNLKHLQKANTIITNCLPKANKSIRIGITGVPGVGKSTFIESFGKHLTNLGKKVAVLAVDPSSSITGGSILGDKTRMEDLVKDKNAFIRPSASGDSLGGVARKTRETIILCEVAGFDTIIIETVGVGQSETAVHSMVDFFLLLKLAGAGDELQGIKRGIIEMADAIVINKADGDNLKQAKLAKVEFNRALHLYPEKESFWTPKVSLCSALNHEGIDEVWQMILGYISLTQENHFFEQKRNDQNKFWLLQTIEEKLKSDFFNREAIKKELKYQLQLIENHQTTPFAAADVLLNL, from the coding sequence ATTTTGCAAAACAACAAAACACATAAAAGTGCTTTGCACGAACAAGAAGGTGTTTCTCAACCTGAGATTACTGATAAAAATGCGATTTCTAAAATAAAAAGTAATCGAAAAAAGCAACCTAGTGCAGAAGAATTAACCGCAGGTATTTTTAAAGGTAATATCACATCGCTAAGCCAAGCTATTACTTTAGTAGAAAGCAAAAATTTAAAGCACCTACAAAAAGCCAATACTATTATTACGAATTGCTTACCAAAAGCAAATAAATCTATTAGAATAGGAATAACTGGTGTTCCAGGTGTTGGAAAAAGTACTTTTATAGAATCTTTTGGAAAACATCTTACCAACTTAGGTAAAAAAGTAGCTGTTCTTGCAGTAGACCCAAGTAGTTCTATTACTGGAGGAAGTATTTTAGGTGATAAAACCCGAATGGAAGATCTAGTAAAAGATAAAAATGCTTTTATACGACCTTCTGCTTCTGGAGATTCTTTAGGTGGTGTTGCCAGAAAAACACGAGAAACCATTATTTTATGTGAAGTTGCTGGATTTGATACTATTATTATAGAAACTGTTGGTGTAGGACAAAGTGAAACGGCAGTACACAGTATGGTTGATTTCTTTTTATTATTGAAGTTAGCCGGTGCTGGAGATGAGCTACAAGGTATTAAACGCGGTATTATAGAAATGGCTGACGCTATTGTTATTAATAAAGCAGATGGCGATAATTTAAAGCAAGCTAAACTGGCTAAAGTAGAGTTTAACCGTGCACTTCACCTTTATCCTGAAAAAGAATCGTTTTGGACTCCTAAAGTATCGCTTTGCAGTGCTTTAAACCATGAAGGTATTGATGAAGTTTGGCAAATGATATTAGGGTATATTTCACTAACACAGGAGAATCATTTTTTTGAGCAAAAACGTAATGATCAAAATAAATTTTGGTTACTACAAACTATAGAAGAAAAATTAAAGTCAGATTTCTTTAATCGAGAAGCTATAAAGAAAGAGCTAAAATACCAATTACAATTAATAGAAAACCATCAAACTACACCTTTTGCTGCGGCAGACGTACTATTAAATTTATAG
- the mltG gene encoding endolytic transglycosylase MltG — MLKKILWGILTIAIIGGVFGYYKYQKIMSPNVPEKLENNIVIIPTNSSFNDVVEILYKNNQIIDTVSFREVSEMMNYKKSIMRSGRYKIIPSWSNRSLISHLRAGEQETVNLVLTHGWLLEDVAGKASGFIESDSTDLINLFQNENYITKFGYTAETLMSLFVPNTYEFYWNSNEKDFFERMIKEHKRFWNSNNRLTKAKKIGLTPEEVYTLASIVEREISKDEEKKRVAGLYLNRIKIGMKLDADPTAKFATRDFKATRILYKHIRFESPYNTYLHRGLPPGPISMASIKSIDAILNSEEHNFYYMCVDPDNPGYHLFAESITEHNKNARRYHRWLDRIENKNTN; from the coding sequence ATGCTAAAAAAAATACTTTGGGGAATACTAACTATTGCTATAATAGGAGGCGTCTTTGGTTATTATAAATATCAAAAAATAATGTCTCCTAATGTTCCTGAAAAACTAGAGAATAATATTGTTATTATTCCAACTAATTCCTCATTTAATGACGTCGTTGAAATCCTCTATAAGAATAACCAAATTATAGATACCGTTTCGTTTCGTGAAGTGTCGGAGATGATGAATTATAAAAAAAGTATCATGAGATCCGGAAGGTATAAAATTATTCCATCCTGGAGTAACCGCTCATTAATCAGTCATCTTAGAGCAGGAGAACAAGAAACTGTAAATTTAGTTTTAACTCACGGTTGGTTATTAGAAGATGTCGCAGGCAAAGCTTCTGGATTTATAGAAAGTGATTCAACTGATTTGATTAATCTTTTTCAAAATGAGAATTATATAACCAAATTCGGATACACCGCTGAAACTCTAATGAGTTTGTTTGTTCCTAATACATATGAATTTTATTGGAACTCAAATGAAAAGGATTTTTTTGAAAGAATGATTAAAGAACATAAGCGTTTTTGGAATTCCAACAATAGACTTACAAAAGCTAAAAAAATAGGATTGACTCCTGAAGAGGTTTATACCTTAGCTTCAATTGTGGAAAGGGAAATATCAAAAGATGAAGAAAAAAAACGAGTAGCAGGGTTATATCTAAATCGAATTAAAATAGGTATGAAGTTAGATGCAGACCCTACGGCAAAGTTTGCAACAAGAGATTTTAAAGCGACAAGAATTTTATATAAACATATTCGTTTCGAGTCTCCATATAACACTTATTTGCACAGAGGGCTACCTCCTGGACCAATAAGTATGGCATCTATTAAAAGTATTGATGCTATTTTGAATTCAGAAGAACACAATTTTTATTATATGTGTGTTGATCCAGATAATCCGGGATATCACCTTTTCGCAGAATCTATAACTGAGCATAATAAAAATGCCAGAAGGTATCATCGTTGGTTAGATAGAATAGAGAATAAAAATACTAACTAA